From a single Macrobrachium rosenbergii isolate ZJJX-2024 chromosome 9, ASM4041242v1, whole genome shotgun sequence genomic region:
- the LOC136841382 gene encoding uncharacterized protein isoform X1, producing the protein MLMAAVVPRDTVVTYKPPRGTKVNLSTADHVTLADTGDALLSCKGDPPSLSEDEQSPPLSGQSVRGYVACKGSSPSFVSSVPSLPSPAAAAAAAGITSHLVTAELNHSSTGSLSSLRHANSNGSVASLARAAITRANTLRSANSGCPLKSSTSSSAALNRTGSLVRRHESLSRTASLNTGDAEDRRRTSILSTATEEINLAIPLDDEEVAGPEEQGGGEDPRLTIVRSNSLNSLAFTPVIVSQQPPRLDQHGGPRPISPLPPTNVQLRRSGAMPDRARRANYRSTKNVSFDCETRTETFETELTESETDEREFVRLMGHYERRPHMRLPLSPDDEYCPPGKEEEDLLPKVLCFALALIITGGILYGLNLLISRMNMNLFSS; encoded by the coding sequence ATGTTGATGGCCGCGGTCGTTCCTAGGGACACGGTGGTCACCTACAAACCCCCAAGAGGCACCAAGGTCAACCTGAGCACCGCCGACCACGTAACTCTGGCTGATACTGGCGACGCCCTTCTCTCCTGCAAGGGCGACCCACCATCATTGTCAGAGGACGAGCAGTCGCCGCCCCTCAGCGGGCAAAGTGTCCGAGGGTACGTCGCCTGCAAgggctcctccccctccttcgtCAGCAGCGTCCCGTCGCTGCCCTCCccagcagcagcggcggcggcggcgggaaTCACCAGCCACCTGGTGACTGCCGAACTCAACCACTCCTCCACGGGGTCCTTGTCCAGCCTGCGCCATGCCAACAGCAACGGCAGCGTTGCCAGCCTGGCGAGGGCTGCCATCACCCGGGCCAACACGCTGAGGTCTGCCAACAGCGGCTGTCCCTTGAAGTCAAGCACAAGTTCGAGCGCGGCGTTGAACAGGACTGGGAGCTTGGTCCGCCGGCATGAGTCCCTCAGCCGGACGGCGAGCCTGAACACCGGCGATGCGGAGGACCGCCGGAGGACGAGTATTCTGAGCACGGCCACCGAAGAGATCAACCTGGCGATCCCACTCGACGACGAAGAGGTCGCAGGGCCAGAGGAACAAGGAGGAGGCGAAGACCCCCGCTTGACCATCGTCAGGTCCAACAGCCTGAACAGCCTAGCCTTCACGCCCGTGATCGTCTCCCAGCAACCGCCCCGCCTGGACCAGCACGGAGGCCCTAGGCCTATCAGCCCCCTGCCGCCGACGAACGTGCAGCTCCGGCGCTCGGGAGCCATGCCGGACAGGGCGCGAAGGGCCAACTACCGGTCCACGAAGAACGTGTCCTTCGACTGCGAGACACGTACGGAGACCTTCGAGACGGAACTGACGGAGTCGGAGACGGACGAGAGGGAGTTCGTGCGTTTGATGGGGCACTACGAGAGGAGGCCTCACATGAGGTTGCCCTTGAGCCCCGACGACGAATACTGCCCcccggggaaggaggaggaggacctcctgCCGAAGGTCCTGTGCTTCGCCCTGGCCCTCATCATCACCGGGGGAATTCTCTACGGGCTCAATCTCCTCATTTCCCGGATGAATATGAATCTCTTCTCGTCGTGA